The proteins below come from a single Fusibacter sp. A1 genomic window:
- a CDS encoding HD domain-containing protein: protein MVYDAIQASIEAHKDQLRKLENGVYVAHPLEVAIILAQNGADEDIISAGILHDTVEDTTMSIEMIRQQFGARIAEIVAGCTEPQKEVCWQTRKDWAIKHVSTTATHDMRLVICADKLSNIRSIYRNLHHKGDAVWDHFHAPYEKQKWYYVSMLEGLSELKGLAMYDELDDLITKVFK, encoded by the coding sequence ATGGTATACGATGCGATACAAGCTTCAATTGAAGCACACAAAGATCAGTTACGAAAACTTGAAAACGGCGTATACGTCGCCCATCCCCTTGAAGTCGCCATAATCTTGGCTCAAAACGGCGCCGATGAGGATATCATCTCAGCCGGTATCCTTCACGATACGGTGGAGGATACCACCATGAGCATTGAGATGATCAGACAGCAATTCGGTGCGCGCATCGCTGAAATAGTTGCAGGATGTACCGAACCTCAAAAGGAAGTCTGTTGGCAAACGAGAAAAGACTGGGCCATAAAGCATGTCAGCACCACGGCTACCCATGACATGAGACTCGTCATTTGCGCCGATAAGCTCAGCAACATCCGTTCCATCTACAGAAATCTCCACCACAAGGGCGACGCGGTCTGGGACCATTTCCACGCTCCATATGAAAAGCAAAAGTGGTATTACGTCAGTATGCTTGAAGGCCTGTCAGAACTGAAAGGTCTTGCCATGTATGATGAGCTGGATGATCTGATTACAAAAGTGTTCAAATAG
- a CDS encoding pseudouridine-5'-phosphate glycosidase translates to MKTYLDIHPEVESALSEGRPVVALESTIISHGMPYPQNVQMANKVEQIIRDGGAVPATIAILDGRMKVGLTPDDLELLATHKDVKKVSRRDMGIVIAKKYHGATTVATTMYVASLAGINTFVTGGIGGVHRDGQNTFDISADLMELAQTSVAVVCAGAKSILDIGLTLEYLETHGVPVIGLDTDIFPAFYTAQSEFGVDANLNPVEVAASMKAKWDIGLSGGLVIANPIPKEHAMDEKMIAKAIEDALKEADENGIKGKKITPFLLGKIKDITEGKSLEANLALVYNNAKKGAEIAVAYAELNR, encoded by the coding sequence ATGAAAACATACTTAGACATCCATCCTGAGGTAGAATCGGCGCTTTCTGAAGGTAGACCGGTAGTGGCGCTTGAGTCGACAATCATCTCCCACGGAATGCCTTATCCGCAAAACGTACAGATGGCCAATAAAGTGGAACAGATCATCAGAGACGGCGGCGCGGTTCCTGCGACCATCGCCATATTGGATGGTCGTATGAAAGTGGGTCTGACACCGGATGACCTTGAACTTCTAGCCACACATAAGGACGTGAAGAAAGTCAGCCGTAGAGATATGGGAATCGTAATCGCCAAGAAGTACCACGGTGCGACTACGGTTGCGACTACGATGTATGTCGCATCACTCGCTGGAATAAATACCTTTGTCACAGGCGGCATCGGTGGTGTTCACAGAGACGGCCAGAACACGTTTGACATCAGCGCGGATCTTATGGAACTCGCCCAGACTTCTGTCGCTGTCGTATGCGCGGGAGCCAAGTCGATACTCGATATCGGCTTGACGCTTGAATACTTGGAAACACACGGAGTACCGGTTATCGGACTGGATACGGATATATTCCCAGCCTTCTATACAGCTCAATCAGAGTTCGGTGTGGATGCGAACCTGAATCCTGTTGAGGTTGCGGCGTCCATGAAAGCCAAATGGGACATCGGACTAAGTGGCGGACTGGTGATTGCGAATCCTATCCCAAAAGAACACGCCATGGATGAGAAAATGATCGCAAAGGCGATTGAAGATGCCCTTAAGGAAGCTGACGAAAACGGAATCAAAGGCAAAAAGATCACTCCCTTCCTATTAGGAAAAATCAAAGATATCACTGAAGGAAAAAGTCTGGAAGCCAATTTGGCGCTTGTTTACAACAATGCGAAAAAGGGTGCTGAAATCGCAGTGGCTTACGCTGAATTAAACAGATAA